In Paraflavitalea devenefica, the following are encoded in one genomic region:
- a CDS encoding aminotransferase class V-fold PLP-dependent enzyme — translation MQRRELLKYLSAFPLAGGAANLSGQPAWASPFTPSAKRDIFKELGVRTFINAAGTYTAMTGSLMHDVVLEAIYDSSKDFCMMDELQDRAGEKIASLVHAEAAVVTSGAFAAMTLGLAGILTGMDLKKVEQLPHLEGTGMKSEVICQKAHEIVYNHALKNTGCKIIYIETIEELEKAINEKTALLHFLNIEADKGKIVHEEWVAIGRKHGIATSIDIAADVPPLSNLWKFNDMGFSFVAISGGKAIRGPQSAGLLMGKKEIIAAARLHMPPRGFNIGRGMKVNKEEVIGMYVALEKYINQDHDKEWKVWEAAVAHIESAVKQVKGVTTNITVPPLGNTTPTLEISWDNATVKLTGKDLQTRLRNATPSIEIGGVRDNSIVVTVWMLKPGQEKIVATRIKEELVKA, via the coding sequence ATGCAACGAAGAGAACTGCTTAAATACCTGTCCGCATTCCCATTGGCCGGCGGCGCGGCAAACCTTTCCGGGCAACCTGCTTGGGCATCACCATTTACCCCTTCTGCAAAGCGCGATATTTTTAAAGAACTGGGCGTGCGCACTTTCATCAATGCAGCAGGTACTTATACGGCCATGACCGGTTCGTTGATGCACGATGTGGTATTGGAAGCCATCTATGACAGTTCAAAAGACTTCTGCATGATGGATGAGTTGCAGGACAGGGCAGGGGAAAAGATCGCTTCCCTGGTACATGCAGAAGCGGCTGTGGTAACATCCGGCGCTTTTGCTGCTATGACCCTTGGCTTGGCTGGCATTCTTACCGGTATGGACCTCAAAAAGGTAGAACAGCTTCCCCACCTGGAAGGCACCGGTATGAAATCGGAAGTGATCTGCCAGAAGGCACATGAGATAGTCTACAACCATGCCCTGAAAAATACCGGTTGTAAAATAATCTATATAGAAACGATAGAAGAGTTGGAAAAGGCGATCAATGAAAAAACAGCGCTGCTTCATTTTCTAAACATCGAAGCGGACAAAGGAAAGATCGTGCATGAAGAATGGGTGGCCATCGGTCGTAAACACGGGATAGCGACTTCCATCGATATAGCAGCCGATGTGCCACCTTTATCTAACCTCTGGAAGTTTAATGATATGGGCTTCAGTTTTGTGGCCATATCAGGCGGCAAAGCCATCCGTGGGCCGCAAAGCGCCGGCCTGCTCATGGGGAAGAAGGAGATTATTGCTGCCGCCCGCTTACACATGCCGCCGCGTGGTTTCAACATTGGCCGGGGGATGAAGGTGAACAAAGAAGAAGTGATTGGTATGTACGTAGCGCTGGAAAAATACATCAACCAGGACCATGATAAAGAATGGAAGGTATGGGAAGCAGCCGTAGCACATATTGAAAGTGCCGTGAAGCAGGTGAAGGGGGTTACAACAAACATAACAGTCCCTCCGTTGGGCAATACTACACCTACCCTCGAAATAAGCTGGGACAATGCCACCGTGAAATTGACCGGGAAAGACCTGCAAACAAGATTGCGCAATGCTACTCCTTCCATAGAAATCGGAGGCGTACGGGATAACAGCATTGTGGTGACCGTATGGATGCTGAAACCCGGACAGGAGAAAATAGTGGCCACCAGGATTAAGGAAGAATTGGTGAAAGCTTAA
- a CDS encoding amidohydrolase/deacetylase family metallohydrolase, whose product MRKTTVLLFLFSIILFVQAQQYAIVIKGGHIIDPRNNINELMDIAINDSKVVAVAKNIDARQAIQVVDAKGMYVTPGLIDIHGHFFYGTDPDNAFSNGTRAIPPDGFTFRAGVTTVVDAGGAGWRNFPLFKKQVIDNSQTRVLSLLNIVGDGMKGILYEQNTHDMDAKMTALVAKRYPEYIVGVKVAHFIGQEWTPVEEAVKAGNAAGIPVMIDFGSSQPQLSIQDLFLKYLRPGDIFTHCFGQLKDREPVVDINNQQVKPFVLEAQRKGVVFDVGYGELSFTFSQAIPAIRNGFYPNSISTDIHSRSMNLAMKDMLHVMSKLMAIGMDLPGVIKASTWNPAKEIKHEELGHLSPGAIADIAILSVREGKFGYYDYTGYKIEAPQKLECEMTIKGGKIVYDLNGIATPVIVINQKK is encoded by the coding sequence ATGCGTAAAACAACTGTACTCTTATTCCTCTTCAGTATCATCTTGTTTGTACAGGCCCAGCAATATGCTATCGTGATTAAAGGCGGGCATATTATTGATCCCAGGAACAATATCAATGAGCTCATGGATATAGCCATAAACGATAGCAAAGTGGTTGCCGTAGCAAAAAACATTGATGCCCGGCAGGCCATACAGGTAGTAGATGCCAAAGGCATGTATGTGACGCCGGGCCTGATTGATATACATGGTCATTTCTTTTATGGCACCGATCCTGATAATGCTTTCAGCAATGGCACCAGGGCTATTCCCCCGGATGGATTCACTTTTCGTGCCGGGGTTACCACTGTTGTAGATGCCGGCGGGGCCGGCTGGCGCAACTTTCCGTTGTTTAAAAAACAGGTGATAGACAATTCACAAACAAGAGTACTGTCATTATTGAATATTGTGGGAGATGGGATGAAGGGTATTTTGTATGAGCAGAACACCCACGATATGGATGCAAAGATGACGGCACTGGTGGCCAAACGTTACCCGGAATACATTGTAGGGGTTAAGGTGGCGCATTTTATCGGGCAGGAATGGACACCGGTAGAGGAGGCTGTAAAAGCGGGCAATGCAGCCGGTATTCCGGTAATGATAGATTTCGGCTCCAGTCAGCCCCAGCTATCCATTCAGGACTTGTTCCTGAAATACCTGCGGCCGGGCGATATCTTCACCCATTGCTTCGGCCAGCTAAAAGACCGGGAGCCGGTAGTAGATATCAATAATCAGCAAGTAAAGCCTTTTGTGCTGGAAGCGCAGCGGAAAGGCGTTGTTTTTGATGTGGGGTATGGAGAACTGAGCTTTACCTTTTCACAGGCCATCCCTGCTATCAGGAATGGGTTCTATCCGAATTCCATCAGTACCGATATTCATAGCAGGAGTATGAACCTGGCCATGAAAGACATGCTTCACGTCATGTCGAAATTGATGGCCATAGGCATGGACCTCCCAGGTGTTATTAAAGCTTCTACCTGGAATCCCGCCAAAGAAATAAAGCACGAAGAATTAGGCCATCTTTCTCCGGGCGCCATTGCCGATATAGCGATACTCAGTGTACGGGAAGGCAAGTTTGGCTATTACGACTATACCGGTTATAAAATAGAAGCTCCCCAAAAGCTGGAATGTGAAATGACCATAAAAGGCGGAAAGATCGTATACGACCTGAACGGGATTGCCACACCGGTAATTGTTATTAATCAAAAGAAATAG
- a CDS encoding outer membrane beta-barrel protein, which produces MKWTNCLIALLSFLICHALSAQPAVSIKISGSVTDSSGQLLPSVTVMLLKSADSSTAKITSTDHSGVFALEEVPAGQYFLSFSATGYMPHSVALPALDASFTTGPVRLQRTATMLAGVTVVARKPLIELKPDRTIVNVDAAVTNVGATALEVLEKSPGVTVDRNGTISLKGKQNVLILMDGKPSYLSATDLANYLGGLSASQVELIEIMTNPSSKYDAAGNAGIINIKTKKNKVKGFNGNLNLAYGQGRYYKNNNSLLLNYRNGNYNLYLTYSNNISQYFTDIYAYRWYYADDNKTVTNRFEQPTYITSPLRNHNLKVGVDYSLSRKTTLGVSVTGLHSSRKTISNNYGEWMSKDETVDSVIRTSSNNKSRWKNAGFTVSARHTFSENKELSADIDYLDYQLDNSQYYLNTLTGNTNYTDGLRGNLPSALRIFSAKADYTQLIGKQLKLETGWKTSHVKTDNLADYEYLESNVWKPDYDKTNHFLYAETIHALYVNAQQQVSRWTLQGGLRFEHTAYDADQLGNTFRKDSSFSRQYSSLFPTGFASFQADSSHTFSFSVGRRIDRPAFQKLNPFVFLINKYTYQTGNPYFRPQYTWNFEFSHLYKETLITTLSYSVTNDYFSQIFLSDTNGLIIYTEGNLGRMTNVGLSVSAQLAPTSWWSASLQANLNRKKIEGVVVNALSATITQLSMNISNQFRFKKGWSAELSGFYITRAQNDLQEVLDPTGQLAAGVAKQIMKNKASLKLSIRDIFYTQAMAGWTSFQGATEYFKLTRDSRVATLAFSWRFGKPLKGATRRTGSASDEIKERIGQN; this is translated from the coding sequence GTGAAGTGGACTAACTGCCTAATCGCTTTATTATCCTTTTTAATCTGTCATGCCCTTTCTGCCCAGCCTGCTGTCAGCATCAAAATTTCCGGCTCTGTTACAGATAGCTCCGGGCAATTGTTGCCCTCCGTAACGGTGATGCTGTTAAAATCGGCAGACTCTTCTACTGCTAAAATCACCAGCACTGATCACAGCGGCGTCTTTGCGTTGGAAGAGGTTCCTGCCGGCCAATATTTCCTGTCTTTTTCAGCTACGGGTTATATGCCCCATAGCGTAGCGTTACCTGCACTCGATGCTTCTTTTACAACCGGTCCTGTACGCCTGCAACGCACTGCCACGATGCTGGCAGGTGTAACAGTAGTAGCCCGTAAACCCCTGATCGAATTAAAGCCCGACCGTACGATCGTGAACGTAGATGCGGCTGTAACCAATGTAGGCGCTACCGCATTGGAGGTACTGGAGAAATCGCCCGGCGTAACGGTTGACCGCAATGGCACGATCAGCCTGAAAGGCAAACAGAATGTGCTGATCCTGATGGATGGCAAGCCCAGCTATCTTTCGGCCACTGACCTGGCCAATTACCTCGGTGGATTAAGCGCTTCGCAGGTTGAACTGATAGAGATCATGACAAACCCTTCTTCTAAATATGATGCAGCAGGCAATGCTGGTATTATTAATATCAAAACCAAAAAGAATAAAGTAAAGGGCTTTAACGGCAATCTTAACCTCGCCTACGGACAAGGGCGTTATTATAAAAACAACAACAGCCTGCTGCTGAATTACCGCAACGGCAACTATAACCTGTACCTCACGTACAGCAATAATATCTCACAATACTTTACAGATATATACGCCTATCGCTGGTATTACGCAGACGACAATAAGACGGTCACGAACCGTTTTGAACAACCCACTTATATCACCAGTCCCCTGCGCAACCATAACCTGAAAGTGGGTGTTGATTATTCCCTGAGCAGGAAAACCACGCTGGGTGTATCTGTCACCGGTCTTCACTCTTCCCGTAAAACGATCAGCAATAATTACGGGGAGTGGATGAGCAAGGATGAGACGGTGGATTCTGTGATCCGCACCAGCAGTAATAATAAAAGCCGCTGGAAAAATGCCGGCTTCACGGTGAGTGCCCGGCATACCTTCAGTGAGAACAAGGAACTGTCCGCTGATATTGACTATCTTGACTATCAGCTTGACAACAGCCAGTATTACCTGAATACACTTACCGGCAATACGAATTATACAGATGGGTTAAGGGGCAACCTGCCTTCTGCCCTGCGCATTTTTTCCGCCAAAGCTGATTATACCCAACTGATCGGTAAACAACTGAAGCTGGAAACGGGCTGGAAAACATCGCATGTGAAAACGGATAACCTGGCCGACTATGAATATTTGGAAAGTAATGTATGGAAGCCCGACTACGATAAAACGAACCATTTCCTGTATGCCGAAACGATCCATGCTTTGTATGTGAATGCACAGCAGCAGGTATCACGCTGGACTTTACAGGGTGGCCTTCGTTTTGAGCATACGGCTTATGATGCTGACCAACTGGGCAATACTTTCCGGAAAGACTCTTCCTTTTCCAGGCAATACAGCAGTTTATTTCCCACTGGTTTTGCCAGCTTCCAGGCGGATAGCTCCCATACTTTTAGCTTCAGCGTCGGCAGGCGTATTGACAGGCCGGCTTTTCAAAAGCTGAACCCATTTGTATTCCTGATCAACAAGTACACATATCAAACGGGCAATCCCTATTTCCGTCCCCAGTATACCTGGAATTTCGAGTTCAGCCACCTGTATAAGGAAACACTGATCACTACCTTGTCCTACAGCGTTACCAATGATTATTTCTCCCAGATATTTCTTTCTGATACCAATGGGTTGATCATTTATACAGAAGGCAATCTGGGCAGGATGACGAATGTGGGCCTGTCTGTAAGCGCCCAGCTTGCTCCCACTTCCTGGTGGTCGGCATCCCTGCAGGCCAACCTCAACCGTAAAAAGATAGAAGGCGTAGTAGTAAACGCGTTGTCGGCTACCATCACGCAACTGAGTATGAATATCAGTAACCAGTTCCGTTTTAAAAAGGGATGGTCTGCCGAACTCTCCGGTTTTTATATTACCCGTGCACAGAATGACCTGCAGGAAGTGCTGGACCCTACCGGACAGTTAGCGGCGGGCGTAGCCAAACAGATTATGAAGAACAAAGCAAGCCTTAAACTCAGCATCCGCGATATTTTCTACACACAGGCCATGGCGGGATGGACAAGCTTTCAGGGCGCAACAGAATATTTTAAGCTCACCCGCGATAGCCGGGTGGCGACACTGGCTTTTAGCTGGCGCTTTGGTAAGCCCCTGAAAGGCGCTACCCGCAGAACGGGCAGTGCTTCGGATGAGATCAAAGAGAGAATAGGACAAAATTAG
- a CDS encoding RidA family protein codes for MSAQRRNALKKLLAVVAGTVGIKSLANAETAEGAAGEKEVFNVVEEQQVPFFSMATKFNGLVFIAGKGAHFDGDIKAHTDHVLKELEKELLAAGSSMQKVLKVNVYLNDIADYKAMNEVYRGRFGAKPPVRTTVAVAKGGVPGDSLVEIDCIAYV; via the coding sequence ATGAGCGCACAACGGAGAAATGCTTTAAAAAAACTGCTGGCTGTGGTGGCAGGTACGGTCGGAATAAAATCTTTGGCAAATGCAGAAACAGCCGAAGGAGCTGCCGGGGAGAAGGAAGTGTTTAATGTAGTGGAAGAGCAGCAGGTGCCTTTTTTTTCCATGGCTACCAAATTCAACGGCCTTGTCTTCATAGCTGGTAAAGGAGCCCATTTTGATGGCGATATCAAAGCACATACCGATCATGTGCTGAAAGAACTGGAAAAAGAACTCCTGGCAGCCGGTTCTTCCATGCAAAAAGTACTGAAAGTAAATGTATACCTCAATGACATTGCCGACTACAAGGCGATGAATGAAGTATACCGGGGACGATTTGGAGCAAAGCCTCCTGTACGTACCACTGTTGCCGTTGCCAAAGGCGGCGTACCGGGCGATTCCCTGGTGGAAATAGATTGTATTGCCTACGTATAA